In Candidatus Desulfofervidus auxilii, one genomic interval encodes:
- a CDS encoding D-sedoheptulose-7-phosphate isomerase has translation MQEVIKGIFKESIALKETFLEKCLEQTLLLAKQTIETIKEGKKLLFFGNGGSAADAQHLAAEFVNRFQRERRPLPAIALTTDTSILTSIANDYDYSLIFVKQIEALGQSGDMAWGISTSGMSPNVYLGLKKAKQRGLKTVALTGGDGGKIANIVDISIIVPSFKTPRIQEIHITIGHIVCELVERALFI, from the coding sequence ATGCAAGAAGTTATAAAAGGGATTTTTAAAGAAAGCATAGCCCTCAAAGAAACCTTCCTGGAAAAATGTTTAGAACAAACACTACTTTTGGCCAAACAGACTATTGAGACTATTAAAGAAGGGAAAAAACTTCTTTTTTTTGGTAATGGAGGGAGTGCTGCTGATGCCCAACACTTAGCTGCTGAATTCGTGAATCGTTTTCAAAGGGAACGGCGGCCATTACCTGCCATAGCCTTGACTACAGATACTTCTATTTTGACCAGCATTGCCAACGATTATGACTATAGTTTGATATTTGTTAAGCAAATTGAGGCCTTAGGTCAATCAGGAGATATGGCTTGGGGCATCAGTACTAGCGGAATGTCTCCTAATGTTTATCTAGGGTTAAAAAAGGCCAAACAAAGAGGCTTAAAAACAGTGGCTCTTACAGGAGGAGATGGTGGTAAAATAGCCAACATAGTTGATATAAGCATTATTGTTCCCTCCTTTAAGACTCCAAGAATTCAAGAAATACATATTACCATAGGCCACATAGTATGTGAATTGGTAGAAAGGGCATTATTTATTTAA
- a CDS encoding transposase, with protein RFKNERQLAIYCGVACIDDESGKHKRTRVVYKANKICKATMIEIAGCTIRYVSESATYYAKKRTEGKEHNHALRCLARQLIKVIFKMLKEDRDYILKEEMEKAA; from the coding sequence AGATTTAAAAACGAGAGGCAACTTGCGATCTATTGTGGTGTAGCCTGTATAGATGATGAGTCTGGTAAACACAAAAGGACAAGAGTTGTATATAAGGCTAATAAGATATGTAAAGCAACTATGATTGAAATTGCGGGCTGCACAATTCGGTATGTTTCAGAATCCGCTACTTACTATGCTAAAAAACGGACTGAAGGGAAAGAGCATAACCATGCCTTGCGCTGCCTTGCTAGACAATTGATAAAAGTTATTTTTAAGATGTTAAAAGAAGATCGAGACTATATCTTAAAGGAGGAAATGGAGAAGGCTGCTTAA
- a CDS encoding IS110 family transposase, producing the protein MKRLSGGIDIGSDNHHIIIMDDEEQILYDQKIAHKFSEFYKAVREFREIEKREGGIISFAIEGKNGYGAPFDRILIESGFTLYNVDNLKLKQFRNVFGAEWRNDKRDAKMLAKMLKLRDYLDAENEKAFIAVEKATKINEKLKILSRHQQTLIDEKIRLQNRLRKRLLEVSPEILEIGDTDSKKMLRLLVRYPDFSRYK; encoded by the coding sequence GTGAAAAGGTTATCTGGAGGAATCGATATTGGCAGTGATAATCATCACATAATTATCATGGATGATGAAGAACAGATTTTGTATGACCAGAAGATAGCACACAAATTCAGTGAATTTTATAAGGCAGTTAGAGAATTTAGAGAGATTGAGAAAAGAGAAGGTGGGATAATATCATTTGCAATTGAAGGAAAGAATGGATACGGAGCACCATTTGATCGGATACTTATAGAGAGCGGATTCACCTTATACAATGTAGATAATTTAAAATTAAAACAATTTCGGAATGTATTTGGGGCAGAATGGCGTAACGATAAAAGGGACGCAAAAATGTTAGCAAAAATGCTGAAATTAAGAGATTATTTAGACGCTGAAAATGAAAAGGCATTCATTGCGGTAGAGAAGGCAACAAAAATCAATGAAAAGTTAAAGATTCTGTCTCGGCATCAACAAACCCTGATAGATGAGAAGATAAGGTTGCAAAACAGGCTTCGAAAAAGGCTATTAGAAGTATCTCCTGAGATATTAGAGATTGGTGATACAGACAGCAAGAAGATGTTGAGGCTTCTGGTAAGGTATCCTGATTTTTCGAGATATAAG
- the queC gene encoding 7-cyano-7-deazaguanine synthase QueC, whose amino-acid sequence MKTLAIVLVSGGLDSCVTAAIANQSYQLAFLHVNYGQRTEKRELKAFMDIADYYKVKHRLVTSLSFLKEIGGSSLTNFKMPIPQGLPKSKDIPSTYVPFRNTHFIAIAVSWGEVIKAEKIFIGAMEEDSSGYPDCREEYFSIYNQLITLGTRPETKIEIVTPIIHLKKAQVVKKGVELGAPLHLTWSCYQREDIACGRCESCQLRLKAFARAGIKDPIPYLNQ is encoded by the coding sequence ATGAAAACATTGGCTATTGTCCTAGTGAGTGGTGGATTGGACAGTTGTGTTACAGCGGCTATTGCTAATCAAAGTTACCAATTAGCCTTCTTGCATGTTAATTACGGACAGCGGACAGAAAAAAGAGAATTAAAGGCCTTCATGGACATCGCTGATTATTATAAAGTAAAGCACCGTTTGGTAACTTCTCTTTCTTTCTTGAAAGAAATAGGGGGGTCAAGTCTCACTAATTTTAAAATGCCCATTCCCCAAGGTCTTCCTAAAAGTAAAGATATTCCTTCCACTTATGTCCCATTTAGGAATACCCATTTTATTGCCATCGCTGTTTCCTGGGGAGAAGTAATAAAAGCAGAAAAGATATTTATTGGAGCCATGGAAGAGGATAGTAGTGGCTACCCTGATTGCCGCGAAGAATATTTTAGTATTTACAATCAACTGATTACCCTAGGCACTCGCCCTGAGACCAAGATCGAAATCGTTACCCCTATTATTCACCTGAAAAAAGCACAGGTAGTTAAAAAAGGTGTAGAATTGGGTGCACCATTACACCTTACTTGGTCTTGTTATCAAAGAGAAGATATTGCTTGTGGCAGGTGTGAATCATGCCAGTTACGATTAAAGGCCTTTGCCCGAGCAGGGATAAAAGATCCAATTCCTTATTTAAATCAATAG
- a CDS encoding sensor histidine kinase, which produces MVKKTTYKYCFTVLLIGNNQICWDFLKLFEDLTPDLRIKVAGVIIIQEKQGTGQKYPTIRDVPVYSFQNVPLDLEADLIIDMAGKKEIDGLIKKLKIPVINYEGACFFYEIINELRNKINFQRMLNYSQKLSLLAAIGHSLSDALRNPLMAIGGFTKSILEEGSLPAKTVEKAKVILGEISKMESVLKEVSVLGKPPVLKKEMAHIHQIIEQVSEEFSLECQKHNINIVKDLEPQDIEMWVDVELFKRALYCVFKVSINSMPDGGRLSIKTRLSWDSLFIYISDTGEGLEPWQVENIQRPFSFWEEDRETCLIMVRKIIEDHAGKFIIHSEPNKGIQLQIELPIVFPEVPPV; this is translated from the coding sequence ATGGTGAAAAAAACTACTTATAAATATTGCTTTACCGTCTTACTTATTGGAAACAACCAAATTTGCTGGGACTTTTTAAAATTATTTGAAGACTTAACTCCTGATTTAAGAATAAAAGTGGCTGGGGTTATTATTATCCAAGAAAAACAGGGGACTGGACAAAAATATCCTACTATTAGAGATGTGCCTGTTTATTCTTTTCAGAATGTGCCCTTGGACTTAGAGGCTGATTTAATTATAGATATGGCGGGTAAGAAAGAAATAGATGGTTTAATTAAAAAATTGAAAATTCCAGTGATAAACTATGAAGGTGCTTGTTTCTTTTATGAAATCATAAATGAACTCCGAAATAAAATCAACTTCCAAAGGATGCTCAATTATAGCCAAAAATTATCTCTGTTAGCAGCCATAGGACACTCTTTGTCAGATGCCCTGAGAAATCCATTAATGGCTATTGGAGGGTTTACTAAATCTATTTTAGAAGAGGGTTCTCTACCTGCTAAAACTGTGGAAAAGGCAAAAGTTATTTTGGGAGAGATATCGAAAATGGAAAGTGTTTTAAAAGAAGTTTCTGTTTTAGGGAAACCTCCTGTATTGAAAAAAGAAATGGCTCATATTCACCAAATAATTGAACAAGTGAGTGAAGAATTTTCTTTAGAATGTCAAAAACATAATATTAATATTGTTAAAGATTTAGAGCCACAGGACATAGAGATGTGGGTAGATGTAGAATTATTTAAAAGAGCATTATATTGTGTCTTCAAGGTTTCCATAAATTCTATGCCTGATGGAGGTAGATTATCTATTAAAACCAGATTGAGTTGGGATTCCCTTTTTATCTATATTAGTGATACAGGTGAGGGTTTGGAACCATGGCAGGTAGAAAATATCCAACGCCCATTTTCTTTCTGGGAAGAAGATAGGGAGACATGTTTAATTATGGTTAGGAAAATCATAGAAGACCATGCGGGTAAGTTTATTATCCATAGTGAACCAAATAAAGGTATACAGTTACAGATTGAATTACCCATAGTATTTCCAGAGGTGCCTCCGGTTTAA
- a CDS encoding metal-dependent hydrolase, which yields MNKAKITWLGHAAFKIEANGINIYIDPWLENPQSPVKWQEIKDAHLVLVTHDHFDHTGQAKEITQQSNAILVANVETARKFGNEGLSPENIANNGYGLNIGGSFNFEDIKITMVQAYHSSATGVATGYVIRYPNDINIYHAGDTGIFSEMGLIGELYPLTVALLPIGDTFTMDAYQAAYALKLLKPKVVIPMHYATFPIIAKDAHKFSELVPEISPQTKVVILTPGESYTL from the coding sequence GTGAATAAAGCAAAAATTACTTGGTTAGGACATGCTGCCTTTAAAATTGAGGCAAATGGCATAAATATTTATATTGACCCTTGGCTTGAAAATCCCCAATCTCCGGTTAAATGGCAAGAAATTAAAGATGCTCATCTAGTATTAGTTACCCATGACCATTTTGATCACACTGGTCAGGCAAAAGAAATTACCCAACAAAGCAATGCCATTTTAGTGGCCAATGTGGAAACAGCGCGTAAATTTGGCAATGAAGGCCTTTCACCAGAAAATATAGCCAATAATGGCTATGGACTCAATATTGGAGGTAGCTTTAATTTTGAAGATATAAAAATCACCATGGTCCAGGCCTATCATTCTAGCGCTACTGGGGTAGCAACTGGTTATGTAATTCGTTATCCCAATGACATCAATATATATCATGCAGGAGATACAGGTATTTTTAGTGAAATGGGATTGATTGGTGAGCTTTATCCCCTTACAGTAGCCCTTTTGCCTATTGGTGATACTTTTACCATGGATGCCTATCAAGCAGCTTATGCACTAAAATTATTAAAACCAAAAGTAGTCATTCCCATGCATTACGCCACATTTCCTATAATTGCTAAAGACGCCCATAAGTTTTCAGAATTAGTGCCCGAAATAAGTCCACAAACAAAAGTAGTCATTTTAACACCAGGAGAAAGTTATACTCTTTAA